A stretch of Metabacillus sp. FJAT-52054 DNA encodes these proteins:
- a CDS encoding AMP-binding protein → MIFHREETLARHALEDQQLEDLKKTVRTVYEKSPFYKEWLRKAGITPDQIQQLKDIQKLPFTQKKHLRKHYPFGLFAADRKDLIRIHASSGTSGKPTIVGYTKQDIESWADLAARAIAIGGGTPDGILHNAYGYGLFTGGLGLHAGGERLGMAVVPVSVGNTDRQITLIEDLQPEVICCTPSYALNIAERMRELEKDPRSSSLQYGIFGAEPWSEEMRRTLEDRLGIKACDIYGLSEVMGPGVAMECHEAQDGLHIAEDHFLAEVIDPDTLEPVPDGQPGELVFTSLKKEAIPIIRYRTGDIASITREPCKCGRTTARMSRIKGRIDDMLIIRGINVFPSEIEHYLITVPEISPHYQLHLHKQGPLDEVTLHVEINDGLYAEVKMDLTHEKIGELQRHIQQLMRSSCLVSIDVRILAPKSIPRSEGKAVRIIDARFPQAFA, encoded by the coding sequence TTGATTTTTCATAGGGAAGAGACGCTTGCAAGGCATGCTTTGGAGGATCAGCAGCTGGAGGATTTGAAAAAAACGGTTCGCACTGTTTATGAGAAAAGCCCATTTTACAAGGAATGGCTGAGAAAAGCAGGTATTACCCCGGATCAGATTCAGCAGCTGAAAGATATACAAAAGCTGCCTTTTACTCAAAAAAAGCATTTGCGAAAGCATTACCCGTTCGGATTATTTGCGGCAGATCGAAAGGATCTCATCCGTATCCATGCCTCTTCGGGCACGTCAGGAAAGCCGACGATTGTGGGGTATACGAAACAAGATATAGAAAGCTGGGCGGATTTAGCTGCAAGAGCGATCGCAATAGGAGGCGGGACGCCGGATGGGATTTTGCACAATGCCTATGGATACGGTCTTTTCACCGGCGGACTTGGACTGCATGCTGGCGGTGAAAGGCTTGGAATGGCCGTTGTCCCGGTATCCGTTGGGAATACAGACCGTCAAATTACGCTTATCGAGGATTTGCAGCCTGAGGTGATCTGCTGCACCCCTTCCTATGCGCTGAATATCGCGGAACGGATGAGGGAACTGGAGAAGGATCCGCGTTCATCCTCTCTTCAATACGGCATATTCGGAGCAGAGCCCTGGTCGGAGGAGATGCGAAGAACGCTTGAGGATCGGCTAGGCATAAAAGCATGCGATATTTATGGGCTGAGTGAAGTGATGGGGCCGGGGGTGGCGATGGAATGCCACGAAGCACAGGACGGACTGCATATAGCCGAGGATCACTTTCTGGCAGAGGTCATCGATCCGGACACTTTGGAGCCGGTGCCTGATGGACAGCCTGGCGAGCTCGTATTCACGAGTTTGAAGAAAGAAGCAATTCCGATTATCCGCTACCGGACCGGAGACATTGCTTCCATTACGAGAGAGCCGTGCAAATGCGGGAGGACAACGGCGCGCATGTCCAGAATCAAGGGCCGTATTGATGACATGCTGATTATCAGAGGCATCAATGTATTTCCGTCAGAAATTGAGCACTACCTGATTACAGTACCTGAAATCAGCCCTCACTATCAGCTGCACCTTCACAAGCAGGGGCCGCTTGACGAAGTGACCCTGCATGTAGAAATAAACGATGGTCTTTACGCAGAGGTGAAGATGGATCTCACCCATGAGAAAATCGGTGAACTGCAGAGGCATATTCAGCAGCTGATGAGGTCGTCCTGTCTTGTATCCATTGATGTGCGCATTCTTGCACCGAAGTCGATTCCAAGGTCGGAGGGAAAGGCTGTAAGAATAATAGATGCGCGTTTTCCTCAGGCTTTTGCGTAG
- the paaA gene encoding 1,2-phenylacetyl-CoA epoxidase subunit PaaA: MSVTSSFNQRTDQEKYNRFMERIEAGEKIEADDWMPDDYRLTLIKLISMHGISEIMGALPEKEWVPKAPSLRRKLGIMAKVQDEMGHGQMLLRVTEDLMAPLGKTREDIMEDLFSGDLKFHNVFHMEAPTWADAGLIGWLVDGAAIISQTNMLGASYGPYAKALQRICAEEVFHAQHGESIILALTEGTPEQKAMIQDSLNRWWEALLMFFGPASAATTGSSKQDTTIKYKIRTKTNEQLRQDFFTKYIPRVLSIGLTLPDETMHFDEDQKLWIYKQPDWNEFKNIIKNNGPKSKERLRLRKLAYENNKWVLDALNMKSQNAM; the protein is encoded by the coding sequence GTGAGCGTTACTTCCTCGTTTAATCAGCGGACCGACCAGGAGAAGTACAATCGGTTTATGGAGAGAATTGAAGCCGGCGAAAAAATTGAAGCAGACGACTGGATGCCGGATGATTACAGACTGACTTTGATCAAACTGATTTCCATGCATGGCATCAGCGAAATAATGGGAGCGCTTCCAGAAAAGGAATGGGTCCCAAAAGCCCCGTCCTTAAGGAGAAAGCTCGGCATTATGGCGAAGGTTCAGGATGAGATGGGGCACGGACAAATGCTGCTTCGCGTGACAGAAGACTTGATGGCTCCGCTTGGAAAAACAAGAGAAGACATAATGGAGGATCTGTTCAGCGGAGATTTAAAGTTTCATAATGTCTTCCACATGGAAGCCCCGACATGGGCGGATGCCGGATTAATCGGCTGGCTCGTGGATGGTGCGGCTATTATTTCGCAGACAAATATGCTCGGAGCCTCTTATGGCCCTTATGCTAAAGCGCTGCAGCGAATCTGTGCGGAAGAGGTTTTCCATGCGCAGCACGGGGAATCCATTATTCTCGCATTAACAGAAGGAACGCCGGAACAGAAGGCGATGATCCAGGACTCCCTGAACCGCTGGTGGGAGGCGCTGCTTATGTTTTTCGGTCCGGCAAGTGCCGCCACAACCGGTTCATCCAAACAGGATACGACCATTAAGTACAAAATCAGAACGAAAACAAATGAACAGCTCCGGCAGGATTTTTTCACAAAGTATATCCCAAGGGTTCTTTCCATCGGTTTGACGCTTCCGGATGAAACGATGCACTTCGATGAAGATCAGAAGCTGTGGATTTATAAGCAGCCGGACTGGAATGAATTCAAAAACATCATTAAAAACAACGGGCCTAAATCGAAGGAGCGCCTTCGTCTCCGCAAGCTTGCCTATGAAAACAATAAATGGGTGCTCGATGCCCTGAACATGAAAAGCCAGAATGCGATGTAG
- the paaB gene encoding 1,2-phenylacetyl-CoA epoxidase subunit PaaB, protein MTEKQRTEFFEVFEVFSKRTPSAAMQYQFSLLAPNHELAAVMAQENFMRREPVADIWVVKRSDIRKMTEDERESLARLDNKDYRTTKGYGYLKKKWREYEQGMLDEKEILSWGEESK, encoded by the coding sequence ATGACGGAAAAGCAAAGGACAGAGTTTTTTGAAGTGTTTGAGGTGTTCAGCAAGCGAACGCCATCGGCTGCTATGCAATACCAGTTCAGCCTGCTTGCACCGAACCATGAGCTGGCGGCCGTGATGGCTCAGGAAAACTTTATGCGCCGCGAGCCGGTTGCGGATATTTGGGTAGTCAAGCGGTCAGACATCCGGAAAATGACGGAGGATGAGCGCGAATCGCTCGCCCGGCTTGATAATAAAGATTACCGGACGACAAAAGGCTACGGCTATTTAAAGAAAAAATGGCGTGAATATGAGCAGGGGATGCTTGATGAAAAAGAGATTTTGTCCTGGGGTGAGGAGAGCAAATGA
- the paaC gene encoding 1,2-phenylacetyl-CoA epoxidase subunit PaaC: MTIVHDALEAKQNDEYRKALSELLFQLADDDFITAYRGSEWLGLAPHIEEDIAYSSINQDTMGHAAIYYQLLEQLGFGPADALAHSRPVHERKNAIILEEVNGPGTYLEEPRYDWAFTVVRNYFYDLYKKIKLESLKNSSYEPLAQAAVKINMEQYYHLMHWETWFRQLTLSGGEAKTRMVRAIEKVWEDFEGVLTFGAVGGELAKHGLIEGEELLKKRFYSKIKLIFEQVQLPEPAPSGMKSGNGRNGEHTEDLKSALEVLSEVYRSDPSAVW; this comes from the coding sequence ATGACAATCGTTCACGATGCCCTTGAGGCAAAACAAAATGATGAATATAGGAAGGCTTTGTCAGAGCTCCTTTTCCAGCTTGCCGATGATGATTTCATCACGGCTTACAGAGGCTCGGAATGGCTCGGCCTTGCCCCTCATATTGAAGAGGATATCGCGTACTCGTCAATCAATCAGGATACGATGGGGCACGCGGCCATTTACTATCAGCTGCTCGAACAGCTCGGGTTTGGCCCGGCTGATGCTCTGGCCCATTCAAGGCCCGTTCATGAACGGAAGAACGCAATCATTCTAGAGGAGGTCAACGGTCCGGGTACCTATTTAGAGGAACCGAGGTATGACTGGGCATTCACGGTCGTACGAAACTATTTTTACGATCTCTATAAAAAAATCAAACTCGAATCCTTGAAAAACTCATCCTATGAACCTCTTGCCCAGGCAGCAGTGAAAATCAACATGGAGCAGTATTATCACTTAATGCACTGGGAAACGTGGTTCAGGCAGCTGACCCTTTCAGGAGGGGAAGCAAAAACGAGGATGGTAAGAGCCATTGAGAAGGTGTGGGAGGATTTTGAGGGAGTGCTGACGTTTGGTGCTGTTGGCGGGGAGCTGGCGAAGCATGGGCTGATCGAAGGAGAAGAGCTGCTGAAGAAGCGGTTTTACTCCAAAATCAAGCTGATTTTTGAACAGGTTCAGCTTCCGGAGCCGGCACCAAGCGGCATGAAATCCGGCAACGGCCGGAATGGAGAGCACACGGAGGATTTAAAGTCGGCACTCGAGGTGTTATCGGAGGTATATCGAAGTGACCCTTCGGCCGTCTGGTAA
- the paaD gene encoding 1,2-phenylacetyl-CoA epoxidase subunit PaaD, whose translation MEKEIKDKILTVLQTVKDPEIPSVSVIDLGMIESVHYESGIATVKALPTFMGCPALEIIKKNIVSAIMELEDIQSVQVDFIYSPPWTSDRITDEGRERLKEFGIAPPPVFFEETGMWKVDCPYCGSGYTTLENIFGPTACRSILYCKSCKNPFEAMKPISTLM comes from the coding sequence ATGGAAAAAGAGATAAAAGACAAAATCCTAACGGTACTGCAAACCGTGAAGGACCCTGAAATCCCCTCTGTCAGTGTCATAGATCTTGGAATGATCGAGTCCGTTCACTATGAATCCGGTATTGCGACGGTGAAAGCATTGCCGACATTCATGGGATGCCCGGCCCTTGAAATCATAAAAAAAAATATTGTAAGCGCTATTATGGAGCTTGAAGACATTCAATCTGTCCAGGTTGATTTCATTTACAGTCCGCCGTGGACCTCTGACCGGATCACCGATGAAGGCCGTGAACGGCTGAAGGAATTCGGTATTGCCCCGCCCCCGGTGTTTTTTGAAGAAACCGGCATGTGGAAGGTGGATTGCCCTTATTGCGGTTCAGGTTATACAACCTTGGAAAATATATTCGGTCCAACAGCCTGCCGAAGCATTTTGTACTGCAAGTCTTGCAAGAACCCGTTTGAAGCGATGAAACCAATCTCTACATTAATGTAG
- a CDS encoding EthD family reductase, translated as MFKMVALFKKPEDTQSFDEYYFNTHIPLTQKIPGLQDVKITKITGSPMGESEYYLMCEMFYESKHAFKEASKTDESKASGKDVMKFAGNLVTFFFGEEHNG; from the coding sequence ATGTTCAAAATGGTCGCCCTATTTAAAAAACCAGAGGATACACAAAGCTTTGATGAGTACTACTTCAACACTCACATTCCGCTGACACAGAAAATCCCCGGCCTTCAGGACGTGAAAATCACGAAAATCACCGGTTCTCCAATGGGTGAGAGCGAGTACTACTTAATGTGCGAGATGTTTTATGAAAGCAAGCATGCATTCAAGGAAGCTTCTAAAACAGATGAATCCAAAGCTTCAGGAAAGGACGTTATGAAATTTGCCGGGAACCTTGTCACCTTCTTCTTCGGTGAAGAGCATAATGGATAA
- a CDS encoding enoyl-CoA hydratase-related protein — protein sequence MDNLLETAVHGNIGLITLNRPKVLNALNRQMIREIAETLEEFDRRDDVRVTVLTGSGRAFAAGADIDEMANEDSVRMELLNQFVDWDRITVIKKPIIGAVHGFALGGGFELALACDLLFAADTAKFGFPEVNLGVMPGAGGTQRLTKLMGKTKALEYIWTGETMTAQEAERFGVVNRLFAPELLIEETMKFAARLSEKAPLSIRLSKEAVYKALDYSVYEGMQFERKNFSLLFSSEDQKEGMSAFQEKRRPSFKGK from the coding sequence ATGGATAACCTGCTTGAAACGGCGGTGCACGGAAACATCGGCCTGATTACACTGAACCGGCCAAAGGTTCTGAATGCACTCAACCGGCAAATGATCCGTGAAATTGCGGAAACGCTGGAAGAATTTGACCGGCGAGATGATGTCCGGGTGACCGTTCTGACCGGAAGTGGCAGAGCGTTCGCAGCGGGGGCCGATATCGATGAAATGGCCAATGAGGATTCCGTCCGGATGGAGCTGCTCAACCAATTTGTTGATTGGGACCGGATTACGGTTATCAAGAAGCCGATCATCGGGGCCGTTCATGGCTTCGCTTTAGGCGGAGGGTTTGAACTTGCCCTTGCCTGCGACCTGCTGTTTGCTGCGGACACCGCGAAATTCGGTTTTCCGGAAGTGAATCTCGGCGTCATGCCGGGAGCCGGCGGAACACAGCGGCTGACAAAACTTATGGGGAAAACGAAGGCACTCGAGTACATTTGGACAGGGGAAACGATGACCGCACAGGAAGCCGAGCGCTTTGGAGTCGTCAACCGCCTGTTCGCGCCGGAGCTTTTAATAGAAGAAACGATGAAATTTGCAGCACGCCTTTCAGAAAAAGCGCCGCTTTCCATTCGTTTAAGCAAAGAGGCCGTATACAAGGCGCTGGATTACTCCGTTTACGAAGGGATGCAATTTGAACGGAAGAACTTCAGCCTGCTTTTTTCATCAGAAGACCAGAAAGAAGGCATGAGCGCGTTCCAGGAAAAGCGGCGTCCTTCATTTAAGGGGAAGTAG
- a CDS encoding enoyl-CoA hydratase-related protein, translating to MYEAIKFETKNGVAWLTLNRPDKLNAFTAQMNKEITQALKGAASDEAIRCVVITGEGRAFCSGEDLGSIGEETNHGDILRNRYNPMVRALAAFEKPVIAAVNGVAAGAGFSLALACDFRIASEKASFIQSFIHVGLVPDSGNHYYLPRIVGTAKALELAILGEKVAAQQAKDLGLVYRVTEPELLQQEVTAFAERLAAMPTAAIGLIKRAIRDSFTSSLDDMLEKEAQYQRIAGLSADHREGTTAFLEKRKPQFSGK from the coding sequence ATGTACGAAGCGATTAAGTTTGAAACGAAAAACGGCGTGGCCTGGCTTACTCTAAACCGGCCCGATAAACTAAATGCTTTTACCGCGCAGATGAATAAAGAAATCACTCAGGCATTAAAGGGAGCAGCTTCGGATGAAGCCATCCGCTGTGTAGTGATCACTGGTGAAGGAAGGGCATTCTGTTCCGGTGAGGATTTGGGAAGCATCGGGGAAGAAACCAATCATGGAGATATTTTAAGGAACCGCTACAATCCGATGGTCCGGGCGCTGGCCGCTTTTGAAAAACCGGTCATTGCAGCGGTTAATGGAGTAGCAGCGGGTGCCGGATTCAGTTTGGCCCTAGCCTGTGATTTTCGTATTGCTTCAGAGAAAGCGAGTTTTATTCAATCCTTTATCCACGTCGGTCTTGTGCCGGATTCAGGCAACCACTATTACCTTCCGAGAATCGTAGGAACCGCTAAAGCGCTGGAGCTTGCGATTCTTGGTGAAAAAGTGGCCGCTCAGCAGGCGAAGGATCTTGGTCTCGTCTACCGCGTAACAGAACCCGAGCTGCTGCAGCAGGAAGTGACCGCATTTGCTGAAAGACTGGCGGCCATGCCGACTGCCGCCATCGGCCTGATTAAACGGGCCATCAGGGACAGCTTCACCTCAAGCCTTGATGACATGCTTGAAAAGGAAGCGCAGTATCAGCGGATCGCCGGTCTTTCAGCTGACCACCGCGAAGGGACAACTGCCTTTTTGGAAAAAAGAAAACCGCAGTTTTCCGGAAAATAA
- a CDS encoding aldehyde dehydrogenase family protein, protein MSTVKDKKFETSPTIRETYQLLINGERVDSKSDETFTTYNPATGDAVAVVAKASIEDADRAVKAARAAFDSGKWKRTPIGKRSRVLNKIASIMRLRFNELVELEILDTGKALSAAQGQVMQAIEDFEFYAGAIVGHRGDVNNVPGQFFNYTQKEPVGVCAQIIPWNYPLMMAAWKVAPAIAAGCCVVLKPASLTPLTAIVLTEICHEAGLPPGVVNVIPGAGSTIGNYLVEHPEVDKVAFTGSTPIGKDIMAKASQTLKRVTLELGGKSPNIVFEDADIEAAVAGSLYGIFYNTGQSCEARSRLYVEESIYDEFMEKFTEKAKKLKLGNPFNEETHIGAIISKDQLETIDGYVQSAIADGATIVTGGKAATVEGFEDGYWYEPTIITNVNHDMKSVQEEIFGPVVVVMKFNGEKEALALANDTIYGLGSAIWTTNQARATRVANEIKAGIVMVNSPISAFPGTPFGGYKQSGFGRELCVETLDLYTETKSVLSYFGTRPLNFFNV, encoded by the coding sequence ATGAGTACAGTTAAAGACAAAAAGTTCGAAACATCTCCAACAATTCGCGAAACGTATCAGCTATTGATTAACGGGGAACGGGTGGACAGCAAATCAGATGAAACCTTTACTACATACAACCCGGCAACCGGTGATGCCGTAGCGGTTGTGGCGAAAGCCTCCATTGAAGACGCAGACCGCGCTGTCAAAGCAGCAAGAGCCGCTTTTGACAGCGGCAAATGGAAGCGTACCCCAATCGGCAAACGCTCCCGCGTACTGAACAAAATTGCTTCAATTATGAGATTGCGATTCAACGAACTGGTCGAGCTTGAAATTCTCGATACGGGAAAAGCCCTGTCAGCTGCTCAGGGCCAGGTTATGCAGGCGATTGAGGATTTCGAATTTTACGCAGGGGCGATCGTCGGCCACCGCGGCGATGTTAACAACGTTCCAGGTCAATTTTTCAACTATACGCAAAAGGAGCCGGTCGGCGTCTGCGCGCAAATTATTCCCTGGAACTATCCGCTGATGATGGCAGCGTGGAAGGTCGCTCCGGCTATTGCGGCAGGCTGCTGTGTTGTATTGAAGCCGGCAAGCCTGACTCCGCTTACGGCCATCGTCCTTACAGAGATCTGCCATGAAGCGGGACTTCCTCCAGGAGTCGTCAACGTAATACCGGGAGCAGGCTCGACGATCGGAAATTACCTCGTTGAGCATCCGGAAGTGGATAAAGTGGCCTTTACCGGGTCTACTCCAATCGGAAAAGATATTATGGCCAAAGCAAGCCAGACGCTGAAGCGGGTTACACTTGAGCTTGGCGGAAAATCCCCGAACATCGTATTCGAAGACGCAGACATCGAGGCGGCGGTCGCAGGCTCCCTTTACGGAATCTTCTACAACACCGGCCAGTCCTGTGAAGCGAGATCCCGCCTTTATGTCGAAGAAAGCATCTATGACGAGTTCATGGAAAAATTTACGGAAAAGGCAAAAAAGCTGAAGCTTGGCAACCCTTTTAATGAAGAAACGCATATTGGTGCAATCATCAGCAAGGATCAGCTTGAAACAATCGATGGCTACGTTCAATCGGCGATCGCGGACGGAGCGACCATTGTGACAGGCGGAAAAGCAGCGACGGTGGAAGGCTTTGAGGATGGATACTGGTATGAGCCGACCATCATCACGAACGTGAATCATGACATGAAATCCGTTCAGGAGGAAATTTTCGGACCGGTCGTCGTGGTGATGAAATTTAATGGAGAAAAAGAAGCGCTGGCCCTTGCCAATGATACGATTTATGGCCTTGGTTCAGCGATTTGGACAACAAACCAGGCGCGCGCTACTCGCGTGGCAAACGAAATCAAAGCTGGCATCGTGATGGTGAACAGCCCGATTTCCGCTTTCCCTGGGACACCGTTCGGCGGCTACAAGCAGTCCGGATTCGGACGCGAGCTTTGCGTCGAAACCCTTGATTTGTATACCGAAACGAAAAGTGTCCTTTCATACTTCGGCACCCGTCCGCTGAATTTCTTTAACGTATAA
- a CDS encoding 3-hydroxyacyl-CoA dehydrogenase — protein sequence MIEQIMVAGSGVMGRGIAYVAAAGGFHVVLADVKEEALESAKQEINGIFQKALIREIMTEDQAADAKARLAYSASLEEAAKHADLIIEAVPEKKEIKQAVFEIFDANAPSHCLFATNTSTMSPTEIGSFTKRPENVIAMHFFNPVHKMPLIEIIRGLETSDETAEAIKSAAKKMKKETVMINEFPGFVTSRISALVGNEAFYMLQEGVGSAEEIDKAIRLGLNYPMGPFELGDLVGLDTRLNNLNYLHATLGEKYRPAPLLVQYVKAGRLGRKSGKGVYDYTDK from the coding sequence GTGATCGAACAAATAATGGTTGCCGGCTCCGGGGTTATGGGAAGAGGCATCGCCTATGTAGCCGCTGCAGGCGGCTTTCACGTTGTGCTGGCAGATGTGAAGGAAGAAGCACTGGAGAGTGCCAAACAAGAAATCAATGGCATCTTTCAGAAGGCGCTTATCCGGGAAATCATGACGGAGGATCAGGCTGCTGATGCAAAGGCGCGGCTGGCCTATTCCGCAAGCCTTGAAGAGGCGGCAAAGCATGCTGACCTGATAATAGAAGCTGTTCCTGAGAAAAAAGAAATCAAGCAGGCTGTTTTTGAGATATTCGACGCCAATGCACCGTCGCATTGCCTTTTTGCTACGAACACCTCGACGATGAGTCCGACCGAAATCGGATCCTTTACAAAGCGGCCGGAAAATGTCATTGCGATGCACTTTTTCAATCCTGTACATAAAATGCCCCTCATCGAAATCATCAGAGGCCTTGAAACGAGCGACGAAACGGCTGAAGCCATTAAGTCAGCGGCCAAAAAAATGAAGAAGGAAACCGTGATGATCAATGAATTCCCGGGCTTTGTCACGAGCAGAATCAGTGCCCTCGTCGGGAACGAAGCGTTCTACATGCTTCAGGAAGGCGTCGGTTCGGCAGAAGAAATCGACAAAGCCATCCGCCTCGGGCTGAATTATCCGATGGGGCCGTTTGAGCTTGGAGACCTTGTAGGGCTGGATACAAGGCTGAATAACCTGAACTATTTGCATGCCACGCTTGGAGAAAAGTACAGACCGGCACCGCTCCTTGTTCAATACGTGAAAGCGGGAAGACTCGGACGCAAATCAGGGAAAGGCGTTTATGACTACACAGACAAATAA
- a CDS encoding acetyl-CoA C-acyltransferase, translating to MHEAVIVDAVRTPIGRYKGALKTIRPDDLGAIVIRGLLERNKGIEGIEEVVFGCANQAGEDNRNVARMSALLAGLPVETAGTTINRLCGSGLDAVNYAARAILAGEGDIYIAGGTESMTRAPFVMGKPESDFPRGSMELLDTTIGWRFINRRLEEKYGTDSMPETAENVAQQFGITREEQDQFAYESQMKAAKAMESGRFQQELIPVSIRDRKGNEHSVVQDEHPRPETVLEKLASLKPLFPGGTVTAGNASGVNDGAAALLMMSSEKARELGLQPLAKYRVSAVAGLEPSIMGMGPVHAVKKALSRAGLNVGDIGLTELNEAFASQSLACINELGLDRKKVNVNGGAIAFGHPLGASGARILTTLLYEMKRQRVQFGLAAMCVGVGQGIATIIENIE from the coding sequence GTGCATGAAGCAGTCATTGTTGATGCCGTCCGGACGCCGATCGGCCGGTATAAAGGGGCTTTAAAAACCATTCGGCCGGATGATTTAGGTGCGATTGTCATAAGAGGACTTCTTGAACGGAACAAAGGGATTGAAGGCATTGAAGAAGTCGTATTCGGATGCGCGAACCAGGCGGGAGAGGATAACCGGAACGTCGCGCGCATGTCCGCGCTTCTTGCCGGTCTCCCTGTTGAAACGGCTGGCACCACCATCAACCGGCTGTGCGGTTCAGGACTAGATGCCGTAAACTATGCGGCAAGGGCCATTTTAGCAGGAGAAGGGGATATTTACATTGCGGGCGGAACGGAAAGCATGACGCGCGCGCCATTCGTGATGGGCAAGCCCGAATCTGATTTTCCAAGAGGAAGCATGGAGCTGCTGGATACAACCATTGGATGGCGCTTTATCAATAGAAGGCTGGAAGAGAAGTACGGCACAGATTCCATGCCGGAAACGGCCGAAAACGTGGCGCAGCAGTTTGGCATCACAAGAGAGGAACAGGATCAGTTTGCCTATGAAAGTCAGATGAAAGCGGCAAAAGCGATGGAAAGCGGCCGGTTTCAGCAGGAACTCATTCCGGTTTCCATCCGCGACCGAAAAGGAAATGAACATTCGGTGGTTCAGGATGAACATCCCCGTCCGGAAACGGTTCTCGAAAAACTGGCATCACTCAAGCCGCTGTTTCCGGGTGGTACCGTAACAGCAGGAAATGCATCCGGAGTAAATGACGGGGCGGCTGCCCTGCTGATGATGAGCTCAGAGAAAGCGAGAGAGCTTGGGTTACAGCCGCTCGCAAAATACAGGGTGTCCGCAGTTGCCGGTCTCGAACCGTCCATCATGGGAATGGGACCGGTGCATGCTGTGAAAAAAGCGCTGTCCCGTGCCGGCCTAAACGTCGGCGATATTGGACTGACAGAACTGAATGAAGCCTTCGCCTCCCAATCGCTTGCATGCATAAATGAGCTCGGATTGGACCGGAAAAAAGTCAACGTCAATGGCGGCGCCATTGCGTTCGGCCATCCCCTCGGAGCAAGCGGAGCGCGAATTTTAACGACCCTTTTATACGAAATGAAAAGGCAGCGCGTTCAATTCGGACTCGCCGCCATGTGTGTCGGCGTAGGGCAGGGTATTGCGACGATTATTGAAAACATTGAATAG